The Hypanus sabinus isolate sHypSab1 chromosome 24, sHypSab1.hap1, whole genome shotgun sequence genome contains the following window.
CTCGGGCAGGTCGGAGCTCTGTGTATAAAAGAAGACAGCAGCAGTCAGTTCGTCACTGAGCAGCGTCTGCAGTGAAGCGGTAATATGTCTGGCAGAGGAAAAGGAGGCAAAGGACTCGGCAAAGGCGGAGCCAAGCGGCACCGTAAAGTGCTCCGTGACAACATCCAGGGCATCACCAAACCAGCTATCCGCCGTCTGGCTCGCCGTGGCGGCGTTAAGCGGATCTCTGGTCTAATCTACGAGGAGACCCGCGGTGTACTGAAGGTTTTCCTGGAAAACGTGATCCGTGATGCCGTCACCTACACGGAGCACGCCAAGCGCAAGACAGTCACCGCCATGGATGTGGTGTACGCGCTGAAACGCCAGGGCCGCACGCTCTACGGCTTCGGCGGTTGAATAAACCTCCGTTCCCCTGAACACAACACAAAGGCTCTTCTAAGAGCCGCCCACCACCTCACAGAGAGCAGTGACCCAGATGCTATTTGTAATTTTATCGGCGAAGCTAACTTGTTTGTTCATAGTTCCtttaagttcagttcagtttattgtaaTTTAGAAGCCACAAACACAaggcagttaaaaaatgagacaacgttctccagaatgatatcacaaaagctcaCGTCAAaccagactacaccagaaaatccacataacgtttggtaatacccaaatccagagtccggagaggctgctgtgtattaatatcgcgctgccGTCTTAACGCGTTCCCTGGAATGAAGCTCTGAacacaccagacaaaacaagactacccaggcacaccaagtcaggagaccaactctaccatccaacaaaccaaaaacttaaagctacaagacctacactaaaccacatagttacatatatttacaacagtgcagacaatatcataattgataaaaaggaaaacagaccatgggcacagtaaaaattgtCCAAAAATgttaagttcgaaagaaaccaccacacagttccacCTCCACCTACGGTACATATTTAGGTATTTTTGAACGCAGAGGTGTGGTATAGATAGttggtaatgggggggggggatattgcAAATGTAAATAAAGTTAGGATAAATTTTATGTTTCTGCAAAAATCACTATTCCCAATGACAGCGACTCATTTCGAACTGACTGAAGTCCGACCGCGAGTCATACACATCGGGAGCTGGGCACAGATGACGCTTACCTCGCACGCAATTGTGGGGAAAAACCAGCTGTTTAAAATCCATGACATCAATAGCATAAATGCAGCCTTAATGGGGCGGATCAACTCCAACAGCCGGCGGAAGACCCAGCTCCGCTTTCTCAGACTGTACACTCACCACTAACCCTGCGAGCTTCACAGCAGCAGACAATTTTAATGCATCTTGCCAAACAATTTGTGTAAAAATCTAGTGCGAACCTGAGCCCTTTCCCCCGGCTCATGACATCCGTAGAGAAGCCCTTCCACAGACACTGTAAGCGGCTCTGAAAAGAGCCTTTGGGTCACTGGGTCAGATTTTGTCTCTTCACTTGCTGGCTCCGCCGGTTTTCTTGGGCAATAACACGGCCTGGATATTGGGCAGCACCCCGCCCTGAGCGATGGTCACCCCTCCCAGCAGCTTGTTAAGCTCCTCGTCATTGCGGACGGCCAGCTGCAGATGCCTGGGGATGATGCGGGTCTTTTTGTTGTCCCGGGCCGCGTTGCCGGCCAGCTCAAGGATTTCAGCCGTCAGATActcgagcacagcagccagaTAGACCGGGGCGCCTGCACCCACCCGCTCAGCATAGTTACCCTTCCTCAAGAGCCTGTGAACACGGCCCACCGGGAACTGCAGCCCTGCCCGAGACGATCGAGACTTGGCCTTGGACCGAGCTTTGCCACCGGTTTTTCCTCGCCCACTCATTTTCACAATCTCAGCAAAACTCTCACAGCGAATGAGGAAATGCTTCCTGCCCTCAGTGTTCTTGTATGTTTTGGGAGAATGCGCGAAGATCGTTTATAATTGGTGGAACAACGTTTCATATCATTGGAAAGAAAAAGTAATCCAATCGGAGAGCTGCCTTATTCACCAATCAAGAAAGGGCAGCAGAAGCGCGAAAAATAACCGCCACTCTCCAAAAAATAAACTGGAATTTGAAACAGCCCGCCAAAAATCCTTTGTTTCAACCTAATGTAAAATCAACTCATACAGGTCTCTTTGTCGACTTGGTCTTTCCATTCACCCATTTCTGAAGTCTGCCGCATTTAATTTAAGTGTAGCTATTATTGTAACAATATCTCGTGATTTAATTCGCCGATTTATTTCGACGAATAAAGTTTTGTTCGCGCTCAATGTATGAACCGCATCAGTTTATAAGTAAGTTACTCTTTTCAAACTGCGACTGGAGTTTAGCCTGAAGTTTTTTTCCCCCAATGAAAAGGGGGACAAAGGAAGACAACGGCAAAATAAAAGGTAAATACAtcaaagggcatataatagagcaaaaaatagtggggttagaggattggaaaaggAAACTAAAGTCATAACAATGGAATCGGAATGTAAACTAACCAATAATACTATAGAGGAAAAGTTtcttctgaaatacaaagagtgaaagagaggcaagaggCTGATGCTGTTCCACTAGTCTATGTGTTGGGACAGCTTCTCTTTGCGCCAATGATTCAgaggatggaattgatggctttttgccaagtttgtggatgatacaacgATAagtagaggggcagatagtgttacATAAGCAGACAGTCTGCAGAAGGACCGACAGATGAAGAGAAAGTGTAAAGgagtggaatacagtgtcgggaagtgtatggttatgcactttgttagaaaatagaaaaacatAGGCTATTCTAAATGGGAGAATATTCAAAAAATCGAGGTGCAAAGCAAATTGTgattgtgcaagattccctaaagtttaatttgcagtttgaagctttggagatgagaatacaaaagcagggatgtaatgttgaggcttcgtAAGTCCTCACAATGAGCAGTTGTGGGaccattatctaagaaaagatgtgctgatatcGTAGAGGTTTCAAAGGAAATTCAAAAATAATTCTGGAATAGAAAGGTGTACTTTATTTTTGCCATTGGGGGAGGTGAATTGTTGTTTGCTGCCGCTTACGGACGAGAGGGGGAAGCTGGGGGtggttttggggttctaacatttaactgtcattcattttttggtCACTCCACTGTTTCatagatggttgcaaagaaaaaccatttcaggatgtatattgtgtacatttctctgacattaaatgaacctttgaaaggcTTGGcatgtgaagagcatttgatggttccgagcctctactcactggaatgcagaagaatgagaaaacCTTATTAAAAGatatcaaatgttaaaaggcctagatagagtggatatgaggAGTAAAGTTTTCTATGATGGGGGAGTTTAAGACTAGTTGCACCCCAGTTTGAGTTTCTGAAGGGGTTGCTGTTTAGGTTCTGGGTGCACTTCAGCCCTGTGCTCCTCATATATGGGCACCCAGCGAGGAGGTGAGCTTGCTCCTGGACCTGGCCAAGATGGCCATTCACAGGTCTAGGCAGCAGAAAGTCGAGAGCTCTGCTAGGGCCATCTGCCTTCCCCTCCTTTGAGGATACATGTGTACCTAGTTATCATTGGAGAGGGAGCATGCAGTTACAATAGGTACAGTGGGGGATTT
Protein-coding sequences here:
- the LOC132380525 gene encoding histone H4 → MSGRGKGGKGLGKGGAKRHRKVLRDNIQGITKPAIRRLARRGGVKRISGLIYEETRGVLKVFLENVIRDAVTYTEHAKRKTVTAMDVVYALKRQGRTLYGFGG
- the LOC132380505 gene encoding histone H2AX-like, with protein sequence MSGRGKTGGKARSKAKSRSSRAGLQFPVGRVHRLLRKGNYAERVGAGAPVYLAAVLEYLTAEILELAGNAARDNKKTRIIPRHLQLAVRNDEELNKLLGGVTIAQGGVLPNIQAVLLPKKTGGASK